A genome region from Anastrepha obliqua isolate idAnaObli1 chromosome 4, idAnaObli1_1.0, whole genome shotgun sequence includes the following:
- the LOC129246445 gene encoding NF-kappa-B essential modulator — protein MAEEDSFVILGSCSQPNSLNSMNSNKTIESEQKSAGIVAQAEEMQPILNDANFSSISAAIASATKPLESSMSSERSNGNGDWKRSDTSVTKSLETSICSERSYNIWKKSGESINKSEISNNVGDLQQDDMSAPGKKNTGAIPKTSSKESMKNEITTNNSDSNSLAVSYIMGQVPADALKASVHSQFPSVSLEDCEELTRVMSDYLKMKELIMQVNNKMTSWLEMKKQMQSNEQENVQKLEQCQQQIAMLRNENLELKRELTAKIEQVHAYEEVRKLEHDELVKSTSEKSSLIANMRAQIEKLELQQLASFEVISKFGKDDKQSEKSEYITRVEHEHIVKNFERNLSQLLAEKLEISDMQKQYIDEITCLKVNLAASEELVNQLKSDIDLLKTSDEEKTEQFENYTKQREEMREELDLLRQQVDVYSRDFQLERTAREEMAGEKAQLLDDLRLLQRKNQTLVEQVEQLQERMASITVQKNSMPTPATRQTTPPAPAPSAPQHTCPICSEACNSLNSLQTHVNQCLDKNVHT, from the exons ATGGCAGAGGAAGACTCATTTGTAATTTTGGGCAGTTGCTCCCAACCGAATTCTTTAAATTCAATGAACTCTAATAAAACTATAGAATCGGAACAAAAAAGTGCCGGAATTGTTGCTCAGGCAGAAGAAATGCAACCGATATTAAATGATGCTAATTTTAGCTCAATAAGTGCAGCCATAGCCTCGGCAACTAAACCACTTGAATCATCTATGAGCTCTGAGCGGTCCAATGGCAATGGAGATTGGAAGAGGAGTGATACTTCTGTCACTAAATCACTTGAGACGTCAATATGCTCAGAGCGGTCATATAACATATGGAAAAAAAGTGGAGAATCCATCAATAAAAGTGAGATTTCAAACAATGTGGGAGACTTACAACAGGATGATATGAGTGCACCAGGGAAGAAAAACACTGGCGCCATCCCCAAAACGAGCTCAAAGGAGTCGATGAAAAACGAAATAACTACAAACAATAGCGATTCGAATTCTTTAGCTGTAAGTTATATAATGGGTCAAGTGCCAGCAGATGCCCTAAAg GCGAGTGTCCACTCACAATTTCCAAGCGTGTCATTAGAAGATTGCGAGGAGCTCACAAGAGTTATGAGTGATTATCTTAAAATGAAAG AACTTATTATGCAAGTCAATAATAAAATGACTTCCTGGCtggaaatgaaaaaacaaatgcaatcTAATGAACAAGAAAATGTACAGAAATTAGAGCAATGCCAACAACAAATAGCTatg TTGCGCAATGAAAACTTGGAATTAAAACGTGAATTGACTGCAAAAATCGAGCAAGTACACGCTTACGAAGAAGTACGAAAACTAGAGCACGACGAACTTGTAAAAAGTACTTCAGAAAAGTCTTCATTAATCGCCAATATGCGCGCACAAATTGAAAAACTGGAATTACAACAGCTT GCTTCTTTTGAGgtaatttctaaatttggtaaAGATGATAAGCAATCAGAAAAATCCGAGTACATTACGCGTGTCGAGCATGAGCATATTGTCAAAAATTTCGAGAGAAATTTGTCGCAATTGTTAGCAGAGAAATTAGAAATTAGCGATATG CAAAAGCAGTACATAGATGAAATAACCTGTCTGAAAGTTAATTTGGCTGCTTCTGAAGAACTTGTAAATCAATTGAAATCAGACATTGATTTACTCAAAACCAGTGACGAAGAGAAAACAGAACAATTCGAAAACTACACGAAGCAACGAGAGGAAATGCGTGAAGAACTTGACTTACTTCGGCAGCAGGTGGATGTATACAGTCGTGACTTTCAATTAGAGCGCACTGCTCGCGAGGAAATGGCTGGCGAAAAGGCGCAACTATTGGATGATTTGCGTTTACTACAACGCAAAAATCAAACCCTAGTCGAGCAAGTGGAACAACTCCAAGAGCGCATGGCATCAATTACGGTGCAAAAAAACAGTATGCCAACCCCAGCTACAAGA CAAACCACTCCACCAGCACCAGCACCCTCTGCGCCTCAGCACACATGCCCAATATGCTCGGAAGCTTGTAATTCTTTAAATTCATTACAAACGCATGTCAACCAATGTTTGGACAAAAATGTGCATACTTAA
- the LOC129246446 gene encoding uncharacterized protein LOC129246446, which produces MCNCNCQNVRYLILCSLLGLAYSLPVPNENKNKDFEPTATSTTLNPNLIDMNLRQHQQNPTPTDLNSVLILQPIVEQPNPLESISDIHNRRTRRTLTPTQLNEPVDLEFDMELAEVNVFRPLFRYRAEVARNVGQRQQFG; this is translated from the exons atgtgtaattgTAAT TGTCAAAATGTTCGTTACCTCATTCTGTGCTCTCTCCTCGGCCTCGCCTATTCGCTTCCTGTTCCAaatgagaataaaaataaagattttgagCCTACCGCAACCTCTACTACACTAAACCCGAATTTGATAGACATGAATCTTCGACAACATCAGCAAAATCCAACACCAACAGATTTGAATTCGGTTTTGATTTTGCAACCTATTGTTGAACAGCCAAATCCATTAGAAAGTATATCTGATATACATAACCGACGCACACGTCGCACCTTAACTCCAACACAACTTAATGAACCTGTCGATTTGGAGTTTGATATGGAGCTCGCTGAGGTTAACGTCTTCCGTCCACTGTTTCGTTATCGCGCTGAAGTAGCACGTAATGTTGGACAAAGGCAACAATTTGGATAA
- the LOC129246444 gene encoding uncharacterized protein LOC129246444 isoform X2 encodes MYLIRHALLEISNHPVTKQSAIIINNEIIITSGCILQPYVRPMTPFIADHNKEGVCPSTKIIHKLQQCQLISVQDCNSVEAKHLNALNYQVTFDRRKLPPPNERRRQPHILTRYCARLLFLFSSSEISRHVLRFLETDHTDDALKSHNEVLLSSFLVLSMRCDGGKEYFEKFLRHIEHYLRYLQPIHTLDDVLVMCTPFGLENFYKTISIGKVSNVMGRDGCLFVLSNALALGCEGAAVFNNKLRLIGMIMCTSFQRQQENVNLTLAANFAFVLRDFMRQLGLNIMSVRVARDSSNFPWERAMVVIEAGGSQGTGTFVKVLNKKFILTCTHVVFKLSTKAFCRSVDGEFESEVLWRNPQYDQPFDIALLAAPANIPERYCVRLSSAKPTLGQTVFNAGFPYFVNFNLKYDFNPAIFQGRVIKCSPGAIMSDGCVQAGQSGGPMFDDQGYILGICVSNIKVGNVVYPNLNTAVPIYQIRTWLEQYARTNDVQVLSNLVANKEMQRIWALEAPPVLSKL; translated from the exons ATGTATTTG ATTCGGCATGCGCTATTGGAAATAAGCAATCATCCAGTCACAAAGCAATCGGCTATcattatcaacaatgaaattatCATTACTTCGGGCTGCATCCTGCAGCCATATGTGCGTCCAATGACACCATTCATAGCTGATCACAACAAAGAAGGTGTTTGTCCAAGCACGAAAATCATACACAAACTACAACAATGTCAGCTCATTAGTGTACAAGATTGCAATAGCGTGGAGGCGAAGCATTTGAATGCTCTGAACTACCAGGTAACATTCGATCGACGCAAATTGCCACCGCCTAATGAACGACGCAGACAACCGCATATATTAACGCGTTACTGTGCCAGGTTGCTGTTTCTCTTCAGCTCATCGGAGATTTCACGGCATGTGCTACGCTTCTTAGAAACAGATCACACTGACGATGCACTGAAATCGCATAATGAAGTGTTACTTTCCAGCTTTCTAGTTTTAAGTATGCGTTGTGATGGTGGTAAAGAATACTTCGAAAAGTTCCTTCGCCACATTGAGCATTACCTACGGTATCTACAACCAATACACACATTGGATGATGTGCTGGTTATGTGTACGCCATTTGGCTTGGAAAATTTCTATAAGACAATAAGCATCGGCAAAGTATCGAATGTAATGGGTCGCGATGGTTGCCTCTTTGTGTTATCTAATGCGCTGGCGCTGGGTTGCGAGGGTGCTGCTGTATTCAATAACAAACT ACGCTTGATTGGCATGATAATGTGCACTTCGTTTCAGCGCCAGCAGGAGAATGTTAACCTAACTTTAGCGGCAAATTTTGCATTCGTGTTGCGGGATTTTATGCGCCAACTAGGCTTAAATATTATGTCGGTTCGAGTGGCAAGGGATTCATCTAATTTTCCAT GGGAACGTGCTATGGTTGTAATTGAAGCTGGAGGTAGCCAAGGCACTGGCACATTTGTAAAAGTgttaaacaaaaagtttatactCACATGTACGCATGTTGTTTTCAAG TTAAGCACCAAGGCGTTTTGCCGCAGTGTGGATGGAGAATTCGAGTCGGAAGTGCTTTGGCGAAATCCACAATACGATCAACCATTTGATATTGCGCTATTAGCCGCACCCGCTAATATTCCCGAGCGCTACTGTGTACGTTTGTCTAGTGCTAAACCAACACTTGGTCAGACAGTTTTTAATGCCGGTTTTCCTTACTTTGTCAACTTCAACTTGAAATATGATTTCAATCCAGCCATATTTCAAGGACGTGTTATTAAATGTTCACCTGGCGCAATTATGTCCGATGGTTGTGTACAGGCTGGTCAGAGTGGTGGGCCGATGTTTGATGATCAGGGTTATATTTTGGGTATATGCGTGTCAAACATAAAAGTTGGGAATGTTGTGTATCCTAATTTAAATACCGCAGTGCCCATTTACCAGATACGCACATGGTTGGAACAGTATGCGCGTACAAATG ACGTACAAGTACTTAGTAATTTGGTGGCCAACAAGGAAATGCAGCGTATATGGGCATTAGAAGCTCCACCTGTCTTAAGTAAATTGTAG
- the LOC129246444 gene encoding uncharacterized protein LOC129246444 isoform X3, which produces MTPFIADHNKEGVCPSTKIIHKLQQCQLISVQDCNSVEAKHLNALNYQVTFDRRKLPPPNERRRQPHILTRYCARLLFLFSSSEISRHVLRFLETDHTDDALKSHNEVLLSSFLVLSMRCDGGKEYFEKFLRHIEHYLRYLQPIHTLDDVLVMCTPFGLENFYKTISIGKVSNVMGRDGCLFVLSNALALGCEGAAVFNNKLRLIGMIMCTSFQRQQENVNLTLAANFAFVLRDFMRQLGLNIMSVRVARDSSNFPWERAMVVIEAGGSQGTGTFVKVLNKKFILTCTHVVFKLSTKAFCRSVDGEFESEVLWRNPQYDQPFDIALLAAPANIPERYCVRLSSAKPTLGQTVFNAGFPYFVNFNLKYDFNPAIFQGRVIKCSPGAIMSDGCVQAGQSGGPMFDDQGYILGICVSNIKVGNVVYPNLNTAVPIYQIRTWLEQYARTNDVQVLSNLVANKEMQRIWALEAPPVLSKL; this is translated from the exons ATGACACCATTCATAGCTGATCACAACAAAGAAGGTGTTTGTCCAAGCACGAAAATCATACACAAACTACAACAATGTCAGCTCATTAGTGTACAAGATTGCAATAGCGTGGAGGCGAAGCATTTGAATGCTCTGAACTACCAGGTAACATTCGATCGACGCAAATTGCCACCGCCTAATGAACGACGCAGACAACCGCATATATTAACGCGTTACTGTGCCAGGTTGCTGTTTCTCTTCAGCTCATCGGAGATTTCACGGCATGTGCTACGCTTCTTAGAAACAGATCACACTGACGATGCACTGAAATCGCATAATGAAGTGTTACTTTCCAGCTTTCTAGTTTTAAGTATGCGTTGTGATGGTGGTAAAGAATACTTCGAAAAGTTCCTTCGCCACATTGAGCATTACCTACGGTATCTACAACCAATACACACATTGGATGATGTGCTGGTTATGTGTACGCCATTTGGCTTGGAAAATTTCTATAAGACAATAAGCATCGGCAAAGTATCGAATGTAATGGGTCGCGATGGTTGCCTCTTTGTGTTATCTAATGCGCTGGCGCTGGGTTGCGAGGGTGCTGCTGTATTCAATAACAAACT ACGCTTGATTGGCATGATAATGTGCACTTCGTTTCAGCGCCAGCAGGAGAATGTTAACCTAACTTTAGCGGCAAATTTTGCATTCGTGTTGCGGGATTTTATGCGCCAACTAGGCTTAAATATTATGTCGGTTCGAGTGGCAAGGGATTCATCTAATTTTCCAT GGGAACGTGCTATGGTTGTAATTGAAGCTGGAGGTAGCCAAGGCACTGGCACATTTGTAAAAGTgttaaacaaaaagtttatactCACATGTACGCATGTTGTTTTCAAG TTAAGCACCAAGGCGTTTTGCCGCAGTGTGGATGGAGAATTCGAGTCGGAAGTGCTTTGGCGAAATCCACAATACGATCAACCATTTGATATTGCGCTATTAGCCGCACCCGCTAATATTCCCGAGCGCTACTGTGTACGTTTGTCTAGTGCTAAACCAACACTTGGTCAGACAGTTTTTAATGCCGGTTTTCCTTACTTTGTCAACTTCAACTTGAAATATGATTTCAATCCAGCCATATTTCAAGGACGTGTTATTAAATGTTCACCTGGCGCAATTATGTCCGATGGTTGTGTACAGGCTGGTCAGAGTGGTGGGCCGATGTTTGATGATCAGGGTTATATTTTGGGTATATGCGTGTCAAACATAAAAGTTGGGAATGTTGTGTATCCTAATTTAAATACCGCAGTGCCCATTTACCAGATACGCACATGGTTGGAACAGTATGCGCGTACAAATG ACGTACAAGTACTTAGTAATTTGGTGGCCAACAAGGAAATGCAGCGTATATGGGCATTAGAAGCTCCACCTGTCTTAAGTAAATTGTAG
- the LOC129246444 gene encoding uncharacterized protein LOC129246444 isoform X1, whose product MLLKIRHALLEISNHPVTKQSAIIINNEIIITSGCILQPYVRPMTPFIADHNKEGVCPSTKIIHKLQQCQLISVQDCNSVEAKHLNALNYQVTFDRRKLPPPNERRRQPHILTRYCARLLFLFSSSEISRHVLRFLETDHTDDALKSHNEVLLSSFLVLSMRCDGGKEYFEKFLRHIEHYLRYLQPIHTLDDVLVMCTPFGLENFYKTISIGKVSNVMGRDGCLFVLSNALALGCEGAAVFNNKLRLIGMIMCTSFQRQQENVNLTLAANFAFVLRDFMRQLGLNIMSVRVARDSSNFPWERAMVVIEAGGSQGTGTFVKVLNKKFILTCTHVVFKLSTKAFCRSVDGEFESEVLWRNPQYDQPFDIALLAAPANIPERYCVRLSSAKPTLGQTVFNAGFPYFVNFNLKYDFNPAIFQGRVIKCSPGAIMSDGCVQAGQSGGPMFDDQGYILGICVSNIKVGNVVYPNLNTAVPIYQIRTWLEQYARTNDVQVLSNLVANKEMQRIWALEAPPVLSKL is encoded by the exons ATGTTATTAAAGATTCGGCATGCGCTATTGGAAATAAGCAATCATCCAGTCACAAAGCAATCGGCTATcattatcaacaatgaaattatCATTACTTCGGGCTGCATCCTGCAGCCATATGTGCGTCCAATGACACCATTCATAGCTGATCACAACAAAGAAGGTGTTTGTCCAAGCACGAAAATCATACACAAACTACAACAATGTCAGCTCATTAGTGTACAAGATTGCAATAGCGTGGAGGCGAAGCATTTGAATGCTCTGAACTACCAGGTAACATTCGATCGACGCAAATTGCCACCGCCTAATGAACGACGCAGACAACCGCATATATTAACGCGTTACTGTGCCAGGTTGCTGTTTCTCTTCAGCTCATCGGAGATTTCACGGCATGTGCTACGCTTCTTAGAAACAGATCACACTGACGATGCACTGAAATCGCATAATGAAGTGTTACTTTCCAGCTTTCTAGTTTTAAGTATGCGTTGTGATGGTGGTAAAGAATACTTCGAAAAGTTCCTTCGCCACATTGAGCATTACCTACGGTATCTACAACCAATACACACATTGGATGATGTGCTGGTTATGTGTACGCCATTTGGCTTGGAAAATTTCTATAAGACAATAAGCATCGGCAAAGTATCGAATGTAATGGGTCGCGATGGTTGCCTCTTTGTGTTATCTAATGCGCTGGCGCTGGGTTGCGAGGGTGCTGCTGTATTCAATAACAAACT ACGCTTGATTGGCATGATAATGTGCACTTCGTTTCAGCGCCAGCAGGAGAATGTTAACCTAACTTTAGCGGCAAATTTTGCATTCGTGTTGCGGGATTTTATGCGCCAACTAGGCTTAAATATTATGTCGGTTCGAGTGGCAAGGGATTCATCTAATTTTCCAT GGGAACGTGCTATGGTTGTAATTGAAGCTGGAGGTAGCCAAGGCACTGGCACATTTGTAAAAGTgttaaacaaaaagtttatactCACATGTACGCATGTTGTTTTCAAG TTAAGCACCAAGGCGTTTTGCCGCAGTGTGGATGGAGAATTCGAGTCGGAAGTGCTTTGGCGAAATCCACAATACGATCAACCATTTGATATTGCGCTATTAGCCGCACCCGCTAATATTCCCGAGCGCTACTGTGTACGTTTGTCTAGTGCTAAACCAACACTTGGTCAGACAGTTTTTAATGCCGGTTTTCCTTACTTTGTCAACTTCAACTTGAAATATGATTTCAATCCAGCCATATTTCAAGGACGTGTTATTAAATGTTCACCTGGCGCAATTATGTCCGATGGTTGTGTACAGGCTGGTCAGAGTGGTGGGCCGATGTTTGATGATCAGGGTTATATTTTGGGTATATGCGTGTCAAACATAAAAGTTGGGAATGTTGTGTATCCTAATTTAAATACCGCAGTGCCCATTTACCAGATACGCACATGGTTGGAACAGTATGCGCGTACAAATG ACGTACAAGTACTTAGTAATTTGGTGGCCAACAAGGAAATGCAGCGTATATGGGCATTAGAAGCTCCACCTGTCTTAAGTAAATTGTAG